One Solanum lycopersicum chromosome 2, SLM_r2.1 genomic region harbors:
- the LOC101252943 gene encoding large ribosomal subunit protein bL12c — MASTLSTIALCSPSHISPSTHASISFPTKTLQLPIRTSKLHHRRATFVRPLAAVEAPEKVVQLGDEISTLTLADAQKLVEYLQDKLGVSAASFAPAAVVAAPGGAAADAPAVVEEKTEFDVVIDEVPSNARIATIKAVRALTSLALKEAKELIEGLPKKFKEGVSKDEAEDAKKQLEEAGAKVSIA; from the coding sequence ATGGCTTCCACATTATCCACTATTGCCCTTTGTTCACCTTCTCACATTTCCCCCTCCACACACGCTTCAATTTCTTTCCCCACCAAAACCCTACAACTCCCCATTCGCACTTCCAAACTCCACCACCGCCGAGCCACTTTTGTCCGCCCTCTCGCCGCCGTCGAAGCACCGGAGAAGGTAGTCCAGCTCGGGGATGAAATCTCCACTTTAACCCTAGCTGACGCCCAGAAACTGGTTGAGTACCTTCAGGATAAGCTTGGTGTTTCAGCCGCATCCTTCGCTCCTGCTGCCGTTGTCGCTGCCCCTGGTGGCGCAGCCGCAGATGCTCCAGCTGTGGTTGAAGAGAAGACGGAATTTGACGTAGTCATCGATGAAGTGCCGAGTAATGCTAGAATTGCTACCATTAAGGCTGTTAGGGCTTTAACAAGTTTGGCATTGAAAGAGGCTAAGGAATTGATTGAAGGATTGCCTAAGAAATTTAAGGAGGGTGTTTCCAAGGATGAGGCTGAAGATGCTAAGAAACAGCTCGAAGAAGCTGGTGCTAAAGTCTCTATTGCTTAA